In one window of Legionella fallonii LLAP-10 DNA:
- the ansA gene encoding asparaginase, translating to MNKRILIINTGGTISSVKTTHGYEPASGYVESTLAQIPALKHPDMPEYIIKEYQPLLDSSNMTVNEWNRIANDIAHEYDKFDGFVIFHGTDTMAYTASALSFMLEHLSKPVIVTGSQIPLSEVRNDAIDNVITSLWLCAHQPINEVCIYFNQRLLRGNRTQKINAQCFNAFDSPNYPHLASIGIDIKLHQHLLLQPSKKPFHLQTIMPHFIANFRLFPGFASDVLDFMLNQPLRGLILETYGAGNAQNNDPRFLKLLKEACDRGIIIVNCTQCQQGRVEMAQYATGHTLKQAGLISGHDITPEAAHCKLLYLLSKNLDITQIKQLMETDLCGELQH from the coding sequence TATGTAGAGTCGACTTTAGCACAAATTCCAGCGTTAAAGCACCCGGATATGCCTGAATATATCATCAAGGAATATCAACCACTTCTTGATTCCTCCAATATGACCGTTAATGAATGGAATAGAATAGCCAATGATATTGCTCATGAGTACGATAAGTTTGATGGATTCGTTATCTTTCACGGTACCGACACCATGGCCTACACCGCTTCAGCATTATCCTTTATGCTAGAGCATTTGAGTAAACCCGTGATTGTAACTGGTTCTCAAATTCCCTTATCTGAAGTACGTAATGATGCGATAGACAACGTTATTACTTCTTTATGGCTCTGTGCTCATCAACCCATTAACGAGGTATGCATCTATTTCAATCAGCGCTTGTTACGCGGCAATAGAACGCAGAAAATCAACGCCCAATGCTTTAATGCCTTTGACTCCCCTAATTATCCTCATCTTGCCTCTATAGGTATAGACATCAAATTACATCAGCATCTGCTATTGCAACCTTCAAAAAAACCCTTTCATTTACAAACCATCATGCCACACTTTATTGCCAACTTTAGGTTGTTCCCTGGCTTTGCGTCCGATGTATTGGATTTTATGTTGAATCAGCCTTTACGTGGACTCATCCTGGAAACTTATGGAGCAGGCAATGCGCAAAATAATGACCCTCGCTTTTTAAAGCTCTTAAAAGAGGCCTGTGACCGAGGAATAATCATCGTTAATTGCACTCAATGCCAACAAGGCCGAGTGGAAATGGCTCAATATGCTACTGGGCATACATTAAAACAAGCCGGTCTTATTAGTGGCCACGATATTACTCCGGAAGCTGCTCATTGCAAGCTTTTGTATTTATTGAGTAAAAACTTGGATATCACCCAGATAAAACAACTGATGGAAACTGATTTATGTGGTGAGTTACAGCATTAA